From the genome of Penaeus monodon isolate SGIC_2016 chromosome 16, NSTDA_Pmon_1, whole genome shotgun sequence, one region includes:
- the LOC119583136 gene encoding U-scoloptoxin(01)-Cw1a-like, which translates to MKVFALVAVLVGVAAALPGLRLRRDSSPLRFELPSNASLVLGRINTGFDCAELPYGYYADTSNDCALFHVCLPYIDNNVYITRHFSFMCGEGTMFDQERLVCAFPEEALPCSEAAAFRRSNEYFGRADVNFLEK; encoded by the coding sequence TCGCTGTGTTGGTTGGCGTGGCCGCCGCCCTTCCCGGCCTCCGTCTGCGTCGCGACTCGTCTCCTCTGCGCTTCGAGCTGCCCTCCAACGCCTCGCTGGTTCTGGGTAGAATCAACACCGGCTTCGACTGCGCCGAACTCCCCTACGGTTACTACGCCGACACCAGCAACGACTGCGCCCTGTTCCACGTGTGTCTGCCCTACATCGACAACAACGTGTACATCACCCGCCACTTCTCGTTCATGTGTGGCGAGGGCACCATGTTCGACCAGGAACGTCTCGTGTGCGCATTTCCCGAGGAAGCCCTTCCCTGCTCCGAGGCCGCCGCCTTCAGGAGGTCCAACGAGTACTTCGGTCGCGCCGACGTCAACTTCCTGGAGAAGTAG